The genomic stretch AGTGTGGTTCTTGCATTAccaaaaaaacttaataatattatataagaaATGTAATATTCTACACCCACATTTCACTTGGTTGATGTGGCAGTGTTCATCGcctcttgttaaaaaaaaaaaaaaaaaagaaaggggtatAGCATTATTGATGTTATATACCTTACTTTGCTGATGTGGCACTCATCTTACAATGTTGATGTGGTAATTCCAACTTCCAACCGACCGTTAAATCAActcttgttaaaaataataaaagagttagTTAGATTTGTCTGTTCAACTTTATGTTTACAAAGTTTCACGTTGTGTAGTTTTGTATGCCTTTTTTTgtacatgtctgcacaagaggagATAAGGGATTTAAACTAATGATCTCCATTCCATAAGGCATGGTCCTTAACCAAATGAACTACTCTTTGGGGACATGAGAAAACTATACTTAATTATCCTAAACTTTCACCTCAATTTTAATGactctttaaattaaaaaaataaaataaaaaagggtaaCATGCATGGATAATACTCTTATAttagatttaaataaataaataaaaacacaaactcAAAAGGGGGGCAAGGAAACCCAGCCTTGGATCTCCTTGAAAATGAAGACCCATGTGGAGGAGACTCACGCGTGTGGAGTAGACCTCGCCATGGTTCACCCCTAAAGAACTATTTTAGGGTGTGATTATTAAATATtcacatattttaaaagtttaagtattttgaaaaaatattaatttaatcattaaattaatataataattccCTCTCAAATATAAACtcaaatttttctcttaataaatAAAGCTCAATACGTAAAATACTCAattaaaatgagataaattatgGAATTCAAATTCATGACatctgctctgataccatgttaaatcacaatttattatAAAAGTTTAAATGTCAACATCACTTATCTCATGGAAAATCAGCTTTCATGCATGAACTAAGTTGtttgaatataaattaaacaattaagTTCATTCATTgttattaacttaagctttggAATAAATTATGGTTTAACTTGATATCAGTAGGGTTGTTCAAGCGGGTGGGTTACCAATAATCGATTATAACCGATAACCGATAGCTGATAACCGATTTGGTAGTCGGCTATTAAAAACCACTAACCGACTagggcggttagcggttttagaaGTAGAAAAATGCGGTTATAACCTATaactatttatatataataatataaatataaatattaaatatttatattaataaatataaatatttattatatttatatttgctttgctcccatttggtttgtattttataatatgtaTCTAGATTTTGGAttggtctttttaattttttcatttgaatttggattaatggatttgggctATGTTTTTTTAGCCATGTTTTTGGGCTAGAATTTATTTGgccatgtttttttttcatcttttttggaacattttggccttaaacccttaaaataagacaaaaaaaatagcaaattaggcccaaaacacttaaaaagccaaaattttttttttattattattttttaaatattattgaaTTGAATAACTGCTAACTGTCATAAAATAACCGATAATCGCTTAGGCGGTTGTGGTTACTAAAAACCAATAACTGCCTAAGTCAGTTGTGATtgcggttatagccaataactgACTATTATAACGTTTGAACACTCCTAGATATAAATATCATGAATCTAAACATTATCTCCATCATTTTgatctcattttaattaatatttcatttGTTGAACTTGAAtcttcttattaaaaaaaaaaaatcgaactcacaactaaaaataaaatataaattatatatatatatatatgagtagtGATATTTGGCCTACCGACGTAGTTGAACAGTAAACACGCcggtattaaaatattataaaatattatttttttactgtttaaatattattttaataatattttatagtaTTTTAACACCGATATGCTTACTGTTTAAGCACGCGAGTAGGCCAAATATCACtaataaacttttgaaataacaCATCAAATTTgattctcttttttgtttgagatAAAGTTGTCTTCAAAACATTATCCCTTTCCTTTTCAAAAAACTGTTTCCAAAACAGATAAAGAAACACGCGTTCGAACTTGGTCGTCATTTCACGACACCCGTTATTGTCGCGTCGATTCTCCTACTGTACATGATTATGTGCTACATGTTTCGCTTGCGTTAAAGTTGTGAGCTGGCCAACAAGataatcttttttaatttttaagtaaatCACAATGAGTAAAATCTCACAAGAGAATTGTCAGTTGCATAACTAAAATATTAGGAGAAGGGGACAGAActaaaaacatttataaaaaattaaaaaaaaaaaaggttacagataaaaattaattttgataggTCCATTTCATTAAAATAcatcaaaatttacaaaaaaaaaaaaaaaatctgttttttaTGGAACTTTTAAAATTTCGTGGGAACTCGAGACCCCGAAGACAAGCTAACGAGAACCATACACTATCTATGTCTGCATTACTGAAAGCTTTCACCCATCTTTTAAGAGGATTAATAATGTAGGGTATTATTTCTGAGTTTCTCTatctaaaatgcaaaaaaattgggaaaaatgttgAAAGAAAATACCATTTGTTTCTGTAGTTTGGTGCACTGTAAATGAATGTGCATCAATTATCAAATTTGTGAGTggtgggggttgcctttccaattaatattttaatacttccGATAGATTTTGGCCTTTTGGGTGAATCATCATTCATCACCACTTAATTGCTTTTGCTGCCATACATTGATATTTTAACATGCATTATTTGGAGGCAGATTATGGTGGAAAGGTCAGCAAATGCAGAGGCAGGAGGCTCAGacgctttttaattttttttttttaaaagatgaggATCAGATTCACACGTGCGTATAATGGGTGCATGTtggaatattattattttagtgtttttgatAGTTTCTAGAATAAAATCTAATCAATTTaaccttaaaaataaataaaaatccaaaactcgaataaaaaatatattttgatctTATCCCTTTGAAATCATAGCAAGTGATTAAGGAAAGTATTGGGACATGTTTTCCATGTTTAATTGTTCACATATTGATTTCCATGTTTCATTAGgaactaaaataaattcctattCTCATCAGAAAAAACGTGGCCTTATTaatctctcttttatttttttaatatagaatACACATTGTGGAACAGGATCCAATGGAttagagaatatctagttaatggcTAGAGAGATCCTGATGCCATAAATGAAACATTTGTCccattaataacaaaaaataaaatattatatatatttaaaaaataattaaaaaacaaaataataacaaattttttaaaaaaaattaagggttggccggaggtggctggccaccctagTTAGGGCTGCGAGTGGCTTCGGTCACCTCAGatcggcccttgggggtggttcagccactgTCAAaggccaaatcaaaaaataataataatttgattaggcccttggggtggtcgaTCCACCTTCAAGGGCTTTGGGGTGGNNNNNNNNNNNNNNNNNNNNNNNNNNNNNNNNNNNNNNNNNNNNNNNNNNNNNNNNNNNNNNNNNNNNNNNNNNNNNNNNNNNNNNNNNNNNNNNNNNNNAACATATACATATATCGTATATGTTAAATATAATATCTAAGAATTCTTTATTTAAGATCAATTAAGACACCAAAttgtcacaaaaaaataaaaataaaaacaacaacaaccaagCAAAACTTGCATATTCTTCTTATAAATATAATGTGAATCATAGTTAGAATTTGGGTGGTTGAAGGATTCAGTAAggagttttttaaaaacacatgagaatcacatgttttttaaataaaattttatccatatatatatggctcttaCAAACTAattggttattttaaaaatatatatatatatatatatatatactaagatTAGGAAAACACTAGCAACTCCGtgttattactaaaaattattactactaaaaatcacaatgttattttttaataacattgaatagtttaattatcattacaatatgataaatatatcaaatataaagctttatatatatatatatatatatatatatagtactacTGTAACATGAATAATTTGTACTTGAGCAACAATTGGATTTCTTCATAGCTACtttagtatatattattataaaatataacaaaattattatgaaaactaaataaatcattttagtattATTATGGAATTACTAATGttaatagtataaataatactaatggaattaattaattggacaaaaaattagtaacgtgtcagtttcacacgttaccaattgATAAAGTgccaaattggtaacgtgtcatattggcacgttactaattagtaATGTGTTGCATTTCACAtgttactaaaatatttagtaacgtgttacaaattgacatgttactaattCGTAACATaccaaaaaataatgaacagtagacacgttactaattagtatatttttttgtagcGCGACCTGACCTTTGGCTGGCCCACCATACCCCGCCTTGCCTCACCCAAAGTCCACGTCTCTGAATCCAACACGTGTCACATCTGACACCAAGTTTGATCGAACTACAATGAAATGGGGTCGATTATTGATCACCATCAAATCAGCTAACGATTGCATGTACTCTTCTGTTACATCGTTCTTGGCCCAGATTCTCACATAGCTTTCCAGCAGTTGTTACAACCACCAGGATTGCAAAACCTATTTCATTTCTCAAAGTCCTAGAAAGAGAATATAATAGTAGAAAGAGAATTTTAATTGTACGGTCTATTCCACGAACCAAGTAAccacccccccttttttttggtataatcatcaaatgattataataataaaaaaataaataaaataaaattaaaaaaaaggttgatgAGTTATTTAGCAAACATGCACCAGCTGGATAAGGAGTAATGGGCAATTGAGGATCCCTTCAGAGCCGGGAACATCAAAAAGGAGGTCCTCCAAGAATGGGAATGGGGGTTGAAGATCATCACCAAACTGCTGAAGAGTAACATCAGCATCGGCCTCGATAAACATGACACCCTCGCCGGTACACTCTGCTAGAAGCAATTCCCTTGATGAATCTTTCCATGGCCATGGCTGGCAAGTATATATAGGCACCAATATCCTATCCTCCGGACCTCCCCTTTGCTGTTCTTACAGGGCATGTAAAAGCTTGCTGCACTCTAGCTATAGCCCCCACCCCACCCTTGGCTGGTCCACGATAAATCGCATTGCCCCACCCAAAGTCCATCTCTTCAAGCCTCACATGTGGGACTCACaaatttaatgttgattttaaaaagtagaaaatggaaagaaaaaaaacaagagaaaatgtATTGCATGTCTCAGGATTGGAAAAAGATCCCACCTCTCCAAATATTTAGAAGGGTCCGTACGTGGGAGTTATAAAAGCAGTGTAAAATCCATATATAGTAAGTTAATTAAgcagaaaaattgaaaaattcttttcaaataaTATGAGATTATGACACTTCACTTAAAAACcaattttaaagagaaaatttgttaAGTATAATATCTCTCAAGCCAAAAACCCATCAAAGAGTAAaaactttctaatttttattgcaCAATCCTGTCAAAAATGGAAAAAGCAGAGTCAAGTCAGAGATGAAAAATAGATTTTACATTGACTTTTTGATAATTACACGACACTAGtacaaaatccaaaattacAAGGCAAATATATACTAGACTCAATTCATAACAtgatagcatttttcttaatcATTTGCCTTTTGATTTGGTGGTCCAAATTCCAAAATATCTTTAGCACATGCCACTTATACTGACATATATCATCAAAAAGTCTAATTCCATTTGGGAATGGAGATGATCCGATTCTATTTGGGAATGGAACTTCGTGTTTGTTTCAATTTCAAGTCTAATAATGTATAGGATTATAGAAGTCAATTCTAATTAGATATATTTAAAACAGGTCAGATTAGTTGCATCATGTTTACTAATcgtcaaaaattgtcagccctaaaTGTCACTTATCGGGTTCAGATCGTATCGAGacatgaatataagactatataagtcaactctaaccaaacctatttaattaaacatatccACAATGCAAGAGTAAGATACAATCTAgcataaaaacagaaaactctTTCACATAGCATCGGAACAAAGTCTACAGATAATGCAGACCATACACACACAGTAGGAGATATATATGATACATTCACCCATCATCACATTTGAGTGTCTCTATCATGCATCTCACAACAACCATCGGAAAATTTGGTTCACAGGCTAGATACAATAAGAGTAGATTTTTGGTGGTCCCTAATGGGCTTATTAGTCAACAAGTAATCCAACTCCTCCGCAAATCTTTTCATGGCTGGGGCCGGCAAGCAAATTGGGAGCACTATCCCATCCTCCCCCTCACTATTCTTGTAAGGTATATAAAAGCTTGCCACTCCAGGAATGGCCCCGACCCCACCTCTGGCTGGCCCACCATAAGCCGCTTTGCCCCACCCAAAGTCCACCTCTCCAAACCCTGCACGTGTCACATCTGACACTAGGTATGATCGCACTACAGTGAAGTGGGGTCGACTTCTAATCACCATCAAATCAGCTAACGATCGCATGTACTCTTCCGTTACATCGTTCTTGGCCTTCTTCACCAATTCCAAGGCGTAACCTACTGGATTCTCACAGAGCTTTCCAGCGGTTGTTACTGCCACGGGGAATGCGAAACCGTTACCGTAATAACCGGTGGGTAACGGAGGGTCAAATTTGGCACGTGCATTGACGATACATATGATGCGCACCTCCTCATCACGATCGGGTTGGAGCGCTATGGTACGACAACGCCAGAGGCACGCAGTGAGTACCTCGAACGTGGAGCATCGGCTTAAGTGACGTGGCACAAATCTACGGAGGGCGGACATCTCAGTGGGGCCAAAGAAGAAGGAACGATGGACCATGTCGTCGAGTGGGATGATTGTGCCCTTAGTGTCAGCCACTTCTTCGTACTCTTGGTGTGTGCAAGTCACGCACGGTGGATCCCTTGCGTTGAGAAGGTGTCTCTGCCACACGGGCGGAATGTATGGGGCACGCGCACCACGAGCCATCTCGCCCACGGCCGTCATGAATTGGACCAAGCCAGCTGCATCGCTCATCGTGTGATTGAGGCGCAAGGCGAAGATGAATCCACCACACTTGAGTCGTGTCACCTGCCAATCCGGAAACAAGAGGACAAGTATATGTTTGTTTAAGTTGACTGACATCGACGGAGATTATCAGATGAAATGTGTGTCGTGTGTGATGACTCTTTGAACAAAAGTGTCCCACTTTCAGTGTTTCACATGGTGATGATCATATGTGGACAAAGTAGGTGAAGGTGAGTGGAATTGGGGGGCCCCCCCTTAGCCtgttttccttaattaattgtattgtttaaaaaaaaaaaaaaaaaagggtacacAAGTATCCAACAGCTTTCCACAAAGGCCAACTCcgatcattttcaatttttcaaaactttCTGCATATATGTTTtagacataattttttaattttaccagTTTACAATAATTCCAAATTTAAGACTTTTAGTTATTTCTTTGGATCCACTAATCCAACACAGCAACATGACATCTTGCAtatgtaaaaggaaaaaagttgaCCAGTTGTTTAGCAGAACAAGCACCTGAATAAGCAGCAACGGGCAATTGAGGACCTCTCCAGAGCCGGGAACATCAAAAAGGAGCTCCTCCAAGCATGGGAATGGAGGTTGAAGATCATCGCCAAACTGCTGAAGAGTAACATCAGCATCGGCTTCGATGAACATAACGCCCTCGCCGGTACACTCCACTACAAGCTTCCGGCCAGGTCCTTCCCTCAGCCTGCCGGCAAAGGGGTAGTAAAACACTAGCGTTTGAGCAAGTGCCTCTCTGATGACTTTGACAGGGTCTTTCCCATTCATGGAGGGATTATATTTGTAGAATTGTATCACTGGGATTTGAAATCGAAGACCCTCTTGGTCATCAATATCAGAAAGTTGCTTGAACTCATGTGGTGTTGGCTTGGCCGGAGCAACCAGCTCCGGTTTGCACCTTCGCACTGAGAATACTAGAGAGCTAGTTGTTGCTCCTGCCATGCTAGAAAATGGGGGGGGGGGGCCGGCCGGGGGGAAGTTAATTTGGTTGTGGTGGTGCGTGTTATAATGGATTTTTGAAGCGGGTATTTATAGATAGAAAAGGAAAGAGATCATGAACCACAGGAtgcattaaattaataatacacAACTTTTTGGTCTCGTTGCTAGTGGAAATGCGCACTGCGGTTGTTGGGAGAAGTTGCCTTGTGATTTTCTTGGGTAACATGACTGTATGTATAATTATCACGGGTTGTTTGTTAAGAATCTAGATTCCCTATAATTCTTAGGAGAATtc from Corylus avellana chromosome ca1, CavTom2PMs-1.0 encodes the following:
- the LOC132185407 gene encoding benzyl alcohol O-benzoyltransferase-like, which encodes MAGATTSSLVFSVRRCKPELVAPAKPTPHEFKQLSDIDDQEGLRFQIPVIQFYKYNPSMNGKDPVKVIREALAQTLVFYYPFAGRLREGPGRKLVVECTGEGVMFIEADADVTLQQFGDDLQPPFPCLEELLFDVPGSGEVLNCPLLLIQVTRLKCGGFIFALRLNHTMSDAAGLVQFMTAVGEMARGARAPYIPPVWQRHLLNARDPPCVTCTHQEYEEVADTKGTIIPLDDMVHRSFFFGPTEMSALRRFVPRHLSRCSTFEVLTACLWRCRTIALQPDRDEEVRIICIVNARAKFDPPLPTGYYGNGFAFPVAVTTAGKLCENPVGYALELVKKAKNDVTEEYMRSLADLMVIRSRPHFTVVRSYLVSDVTRAGFGEVDFGWGKAAYGGPARGGVGAIPGVASFYIPYKNSEGEDGIVLPICLPAPAMKRFAEELDYLLTNKPIRDHQKSTLIVSSL